One segment of Rosa chinensis cultivar Old Blush chromosome 6, RchiOBHm-V2, whole genome shotgun sequence DNA contains the following:
- the LOC112171798 gene encoding protein CUP-SHAPED COTYLEDON 2, whose amino-acid sequence MGFSLTQNCTSSSFSSTDSKSTDAFPPGFRFHPSEQQLLSYYLSNKKANPAIPGGYNTIRELSDLRGRDPSELQNWSCYSYGYKGRKRHWYFYTAGVSAEEKNTKQGCWKRKGKVRDVFSRQGVVLGTRTSFVYYDGSPDTASPTAWVLYQYALANHVEGSFVLCRIFSRSDSDFNSCANNDELLMPKPETVSTTSNEQARVSQSRPAAAATPSPIQASVPPSSLQQFFDLTGPLVILPSWPAQGPRPRGASMPYYGGPMIRQGQQPPVPPPHNIAPGVYHLPPGGNMPELLAPLPGYFLPHVPPVQSLPTVLTTALVNATSEERRNMLGEELFPLVEMWEKDKAAKVTGMLLEMDNPEILHLLESPEALRAKIAEAMDVLAKVRADGKQ is encoded by the exons ATGGGATTCTCTTTGACCCAAAATTGCACGAGTTCGAGTTTTAGTTCCACAG ATTCCAAATCAACAGATGCGTTCCCTCCCGGTTTCCGGTTCCACCCTTCGGAACAGCAGCTCCTCTCCTACTATCTCTCAAACAAGAAAGCCAACCCGGCCATACCCGGCGGCTACAATACGATCAGAGAGCTGTCAGACTTACGAGGGCGCGACCCGTCCGAGTTACAGAACTGGAGTTGCTATTCGTACGGTTACAAAGGGAGGAAGAGGCACTGGTACTTTTATACGGCTGGGGTTTCGGCGGAGGAGAAGAATACCAAGCAGGGATGTTGGAAGAGGAAAGGTAAGGTTAGGGACGTGTTCAGCCGCCAAGGGGTTGTTTTGGGCACCAGGACTAGCTTTGTCTATTACGACGGGTCGCCCGACACAGCCTCACCGACTGCTTGGGTACTCTATCAGTATGCTCTGGCTAATCATGTCGAG GGTTCTTTCGTTCTATGCCGAATATTTTCAAGATCAGATAGTGATTTCAATTCCTGCGCTAATAATGATGAACTACTCATGCCCAAGCCTGAGACTGTTTCTACAACAAGTAATGAACAG GCACGAGTTTCACAATCGAGGCCAGCTGCTGCCGCTACTCCTAGTCCCATCCAAGCATCTGTTCCACCTTCGAGTTTACAACAGTTTTTCGATTTAACAGGACCTTTGGTCATA CTGCCGTCATGGCCTGCTCAAGGACCAAGGCCCAGAGGTGCTTCGATGCCATACTATGGTGGTCCAATGATCAGGCAAGGCCAGCAGCCGCCAGTGCCACCACCCCAT AACATAGCTCCTGGAGTTTATCATCTTCCACCTGGTGGCAACATGCCAGAATTACTAGCTCCACTTCCCGGTTACTTTCTACCGCATGTTCCTCCTGTTCAGTCTTTGCCTACAGTTTTGACCACAGCCCTAGTGAATGCCACATCGGAAGAGAGAAGGAAT ATGCTTGGTGAGGAATTGTTTCCTCTCGTTGAAATGTGGGAGAAGGACAAGGCAGCTAAGGTGACAGGCATGCTTCTGGAGATGGACAATCCTGAGATATTACATTTGCTAGAGTCACCAGAGGCTTTACGGGCAAAAATTGCAGAGGCCATGGATGTCTTAGCGAAGGTACGTGCCGATGGGAAACAGTGA
- the LOC112173294 gene encoding NAC domain-containing protein 72 gives MGDAKATSYYLPPGCRFYPSEEQLLCYYLSHKNGAGQASSGNGGYDLIKELDLYDHDPFDLPDYACYSYGHGGRRRHWYCYTVRVVKERRAKSGYWRRKGRVRDVVGRGGKAVLGRRSSYEFYLGSSPKTAVRTDWVLYQYAQVDHVQASFVLCRVFVRSQGGTSKSENGLSSCAEESVSTVRHIGIQHGGFCTPHIVPEIHSDKSVPRNTDKSKDQMTLETEVDKQVETGPLSSIQTNEQVPSSMLGVGNPLLLDGLATEHLLSLIEGDFIELDDLID, from the exons ATGGGCGATGCCAAAGCGACGTCGTATTACCTCCCTCCCGGCTGCCGATTCTACCCCTCCGAGGAGCAGCTCCTCTGCTACTACCTCTCCCACAAGAACGGCGCCGGCCAGGCCAGCTCCGGCAACGGTGGCTATGATTTGATCAAGGAGCTCGACTTGTACGACCACGACCCCTTTGATTTGCCCGACTATGCCTGCTACTCGTACGGCCACGGCGGACGGAGGCGGCACTGGTACTGCTACACGGTGAGGGTTGTGAAGGAGCGGCGGGCCAAGAGCGGGTATTGGAGGAGGAAAGGGAGGGTTAGGGACGTCGTGGGCCGCGGAGGGAAGGCCGTGTTGGGCCGGAGGAGTAGCTATGAGTTTTATTTGGGGAGTTCGCCCAAGACGGCGGTGAGGACTGACTGGGTGCTCTATCAGTATGCTCAGGTTGATCACGTTCAG GCCTCTTTTGTCCTGTGCCGAGTATTTGTCAGATCTCAGGGTGGAACTAGCAAATCAGAGAATGGCTTAAGTTCTTGTGCTGAAGAAAGTGTTTCCACAGTACGTCACATTGGAATTCAGCATGGTGGATTTTGTACTCCTCATATTGTTCCTGAGATTCACAGTGACAAATCTGTGCCTAGGAACACTGACAAGTCAAAAGATCAAATGACACTGGAGACTGAAGTTGATAAGCAAGTCGAGACTGGGCCTCTATCAAGTATTCAGACTAATGAACAG GTGCCGTCATCTATGCTTGGTGTTGGTAATCCATTGTTGCTTGATGGTTTGGCCACCGAGCATTTACTATCCCTTATAGAGGGAGACTTTATAGAGTTGGATGATCTCATCGACTGA
- the LOC112174785 gene encoding uncharacterized acetyltransferase At3g50280, with protein sequence MESPDVKHISESFIQPQNASEESKKPFYLAASDLAMLSVHYIQKGLLFRKPPEANNPNFLDTLLAKLKHSLSLALVHFYPLAGRLVTKKEQDPHLYLVYVDCSNSPGAKFIHASLDMSVSDILSPTDVPLVVQSLFDHDRAVNHDGHTTSLLTVQVTELVDGVFIGLSINHCLCDGTSYWHFFNTWSEIFRAQENNIPLSKISRPPVMERWFPDGHGPIISLPYTISDEFVDRFESPELRERMFHFSLESIAKLKSKANSECETSKISSFQALSALLWRSITRARGFPPNQETSCRLAANNRARIVPPLSPNYFGNSIHPVKSQPVKAGELLEHGLGWAAWKLHETVVNHNDKWIRGSIEAWLKSPVVYQLGRTFDPYSIMMGSGPRFDMYGNEFGMGKAVALRSGYANKFTGKVTSYPGREAGSIDLEVCLPPAAMTALESDEEFMEAASVPSYD encoded by the coding sequence ATGGAGTCCCCAGATGTCAAACACATCTCAGAATCCTTTATCCAACCTCAAAATGCTTCGGAAGAATCAAAGAAGCCCTTTTACTTGGCAGCCTCTGACCTCGCCATGCTCTCCGTCCACTATATCCAGAAAGGTCTCCTCTTCCGTAAACCTCCAGAAGCCAACAACCCCAATTTTCTCGATACCCTTTTGGCAAAACTGAAGCACTCTCTTTCCCTCGCACTCGTTCACTTCTACCCGCTCGCGGGTCGCCTTGTGACCAAGAAAGAACAAGACCCTCATCTGTACTTGGTCTATGTGGATTGCAGCAATAGCCCCGGAGCCAAATTCATCCATGCTTCTCTTGACATGTCCGTCTCGGACATTCTTTCTCCAACTGATGTGCCCTTGGTGGTTCAGTCTCTGTTTGATCACGACAGGGCGGTCAACCACGACGGTCACACCACGTCGCTGCTGACGGTCCAAGTCACGGAATTGGTCGACGGCGTCTTCATCGGGCTTTCCATCAACCATTGCCTCTGTGACGGAACATCTTACTGGCATTTCTTCAACACTTGGTCTGAAATATTCCGAGCCCAAGAGAACAACATCCCTCTTTCAAAGATCTCACGCCCACCGGTTATGGAGCGGTGGTTTCCAGACGGTCATGGTCCGATTATTAGCCTCCCTTACACAATTTCAGATGAGTTCGTTGACAGATTTGAATCTCCGGAACTCAGGGAGAGAATGTTTCACTTCTCATTAGAATCCATAGCCAAACTCAAATCAAAAGCCAATTCAGAGTGTGAGACCAGCAAAATCTCCTCCTTCCAGGCCTTGTCTGCTCTTCTCTGGCGATCAATTACTCGAGCGCGTGGATTTCCACCAAATCAAGAAACCAGCTGCAGATTGGCTGCGAATAACAGAGCAAGAATCGTCCCACCATTGTCTCCTAATTACTTTGGGAATTCAATTCACCCTgtgaaatcacaacctgtgaaaGCAGGGGAGTTGCTTGAACACGGGCTTGGATGGGCCGCGTGGAAGCTGCACGAGACTGTGGTGAACCACAACGACAAATGGATTCGTGGATCGATTGAGGCATGGTTAAAGTCTCCGGTTGTATACCAATTGGGTCGGACTTTTGACCCGTACAGTATAATGATGGGGAGTGGTCCGAGATTCGACATGTATGGAAATGAATTTGGGATGGGAAAAGCTGTGGCGCTCCGAAGTGGGTATGCCAACAAGTTTACTGGCAAAGTGACGTCGTATCCGGGACGTGAAGCAGGAAGCATCGATTTGGAGGTGTGTCTTCCTCCGGCTGCAATGACGGCTCTTGAATCTGATGAAGAGTTCATGGAAGCTGCCTCTGTCCCAAGTTATGATTAG